From one Amycolatopsis sp. FDAARGOS 1241 genomic stretch:
- a CDS encoding pyruvate carboxylase: MFRKVLVANRGEIAIRAFRAGYELGAGTVAVFPHEDRNSLHRLKADEAYEIGEPGHPVRAYLSVEEIVKAAKKADADAVYPGYGFLSENPDLARACEEAGITFVGPSAEILELTGNKARAVKAARDAGVPVLGSSEPSSDIDALVAAAEELGFPVFVKAVAGGGGRGMRRVEDPAHLRESIEAAAREAESAFGDPTVFIEKAVVEPRHIEVQILADSEGNVIHLFERDCSVQRRHQKVVELAPAPNLDPQLRDRICADAVKFARQIGYRNAGTVEFLLDRDGNHVFIEMNPRIQVEHTVTEEVTDVDLVQSQMRIASGETLADLGLAQDKIYLRGAALQCRITTEDPANGFRPDTGMISAYRSPGGSGIRLDGGTAFSGTEISAHFDSLLVKLTCRGRDFKTAVGRARRAVAEFRIRGVATNIPFLQAVLDDPDFREGRVTTSFIEERPHLLTARSSADRGTRLLTYLADQTVNRPHGERPRTPDATTKLPKLPADLVPPDGSKQKLTELGPAGFARWLRESPLLGVTDTTFRDAHQSLLATRVRTKDLLAVAPVVAATVPQLLSLECWGGATYDVALRFLAEDPWERLEQLRKAVPNICLQMLLRGRNTVGYTPYPTEVTHAFVEEAAATGIDIFRIFDALNDVEQMRPAIDAVRETGTAVAEVALCYTSDLSDPGEKLYTLDYYLKLAEQIVGAGAHILAIKDMAGLLRAPAAAKLVTALRKEFDLPVHIHTHDTAGGQLATYLAAIQAGADAVDGAVSSMAGTTSQPSLGSIVAATDHSDRTTGLDLQAIGDLEPYWESVRKIYAPFEAGLASPTGRVYHHEIPGGQLSNLRTQAIALGLGDRFEDIEAMYAAADKILGHLVKVTPSSKVVGDLALHLVGAGVSPADFEAEPNKFDIPDSVIGFLRGELGDPPGGWPEPFRTKALEGRSAAKPVVELSEEDRKELTDNRRGTLNRLLFPGPTKEFEARREAYGDTSVLSSKDFFYGLRPGEEYAVDLEPGVRLLIELEAIGEADERGVRTVMSTLNGQLRPIQIRDRSIASDVPVTEKAEKGNPKQIAAPFAGVVTLQVAEGDQVEAGATVATIEAMKMEASITASAAGKVGRLAITSVQQVEGGDLLIVLE, translated from the coding sequence ATGTTCCGCAAGGTGCTGGTGGCCAACCGCGGTGAGATCGCGATCCGAGCGTTCCGCGCAGGCTACGAACTGGGGGCGGGCACGGTTGCCGTGTTCCCGCACGAAGACCGCAACTCGCTCCACCGGCTGAAGGCCGACGAAGCCTACGAGATCGGCGAACCCGGTCACCCGGTGCGCGCGTACCTCTCCGTCGAGGAGATCGTCAAGGCCGCCAAGAAGGCGGACGCCGACGCGGTCTACCCGGGTTACGGCTTCCTGTCCGAGAACCCCGATCTCGCGCGCGCGTGCGAGGAGGCCGGGATCACGTTCGTCGGACCGAGCGCCGAGATCCTGGAGCTCACCGGCAACAAGGCACGCGCCGTCAAGGCCGCGCGCGACGCCGGCGTGCCGGTGCTCGGCTCGTCGGAGCCCTCCAGCGACATCGACGCGCTGGTCGCCGCGGCCGAGGAGCTCGGGTTCCCGGTGTTCGTCAAGGCCGTCGCCGGCGGTGGTGGCCGCGGCATGCGGCGTGTCGAGGACCCGGCCCACCTGCGCGAGTCCATCGAGGCCGCCGCACGCGAGGCCGAATCCGCGTTCGGTGACCCGACGGTGTTCATCGAGAAGGCCGTGGTCGAGCCGCGGCACATCGAGGTGCAGATCCTCGCCGACAGCGAGGGCAACGTCATCCACCTCTTCGAGCGCGACTGCTCCGTTCAGCGCCGCCACCAGAAGGTGGTGGAGCTGGCCCCCGCGCCGAACCTCGACCCGCAGCTGCGCGACCGCATCTGCGCCGACGCCGTGAAGTTCGCGCGCCAGATCGGCTACCGCAACGCCGGCACCGTCGAGTTCCTCCTCGATCGCGACGGCAACCACGTGTTCATCGAGATGAACCCGCGGATCCAGGTCGAGCACACGGTGACCGAGGAGGTCACCGACGTCGACCTCGTGCAGTCGCAGATGCGCATCGCCTCCGGTGAGACGCTCGCCGACCTCGGGCTCGCGCAGGACAAGATCTACCTGCGCGGCGCCGCGCTGCAGTGCCGCATCACGACGGAAGACCCCGCCAACGGCTTCCGCCCCGACACCGGCATGATCAGTGCCTACCGCTCGCCCGGCGGCTCGGGCATCCGCCTCGACGGCGGCACCGCGTTCTCCGGCACGGAGATCAGCGCCCACTTCGACTCGCTGCTCGTGAAGCTCACCTGCCGCGGCCGCGACTTCAAGACCGCCGTGGGCCGGGCCCGTCGTGCCGTCGCGGAGTTCCGCATCCGCGGTGTCGCCACGAACATCCCGTTCCTCCAGGCGGTGCTCGACGACCCGGACTTCCGCGAAGGCCGCGTCACGACGTCGTTCATCGAGGAGCGCCCGCACCTGCTCACCGCTCGTAGTTCGGCGGACCGCGGCACGCGCCTGCTCACCTACCTGGCCGACCAGACGGTGAACCGCCCGCACGGTGAACGCCCGCGCACGCCCGACGCCACGACGAAGCTGCCGAAGCTGCCCGCCGACCTCGTGCCGCCGGACGGCTCCAAGCAGAAGCTCACCGAGCTGGGCCCGGCCGGCTTCGCCCGCTGGCTGCGGGAGTCGCCGCTGCTCGGCGTCACCGACACCACGTTCCGCGATGCCCACCAGTCCTTGCTCGCCACGCGCGTGCGCACGAAGGACCTCCTGGCCGTCGCCCCGGTCGTCGCCGCGACCGTGCCGCAGCTGCTTTCCCTCGAGTGCTGGGGTGGCGCCACCTACGACGTCGCGCTGCGCTTTCTGGCCGAGGACCCGTGGGAGCGCCTCGAGCAGCTGCGCAAGGCCGTGCCGAACATCTGCCTGCAGATGCTGCTGCGCGGCCGCAACACCGTGGGCTACACGCCGTACCCCACCGAGGTCACGCACGCCTTCGTCGAAGAAGCGGCCGCCACCGGCATCGACATCTTCCGCATCTTCGACGCGCTCAACGACGTCGAGCAGATGCGCCCGGCCATCGACGCGGTCCGCGAAACCGGCACTGCCGTCGCCGAAGTCGCTCTTTGCTACACCTCCGATCTCTCCGATCCCGGGGAAAAGCTCTACACGCTCGACTACTACCTGAAGCTCGCCGAGCAGATCGTCGGAGCGGGTGCGCACATCCTCGCGATCAAGGACATGGCGGGCCTGCTCCGCGCACCGGCCGCCGCGAAGCTCGTGACGGCGCTGCGCAAGGAGTTCGACCTCCCGGTGCACATCCACACGCACGACACCGCGGGCGGCCAGCTGGCCACCTACCTCGCCGCCATCCAGGCGGGTGCGGACGCCGTCGACGGCGCGGTGTCGTCCATGGCCGGCACCACGTCGCAGCCGTCGCTCGGGTCGATCGTCGCGGCGACCGACCACTCGGACCGCACCACGGGCCTGGACCTGCAGGCGATCGGCGACCTCGAGCCCTACTGGGAGAGCGTGCGCAAGATCTACGCTCCCTTCGAAGCCGGCCTCGCCTCGCCCACCGGCCGCGTGTACCACCACGAGATCCCGGGCGGCCAGCTCTCCAACCTGCGCACGCAGGCCATCGCGCTGGGGCTCGGCGACCGCTTCGAGGACATCGAGGCCATGTACGCCGCGGCCGACAAGATCCTCGGCCACCTCGTGAAGGTCACGCCTTCGTCCAAGGTGGTCGGTGACCTCGCGCTGCACCTCGTCGGCGCGGGCGTCTCCCCCGCGGACTTCGAGGCGGAGCCCAACAAGTTCGACATCCCGGACTCCGTGATCGGCTTCCTCCGCGGCGAGCTCGGCGACCCGCCGGGTGGCTGGCCGGAACCGTTCCGCACCAAGGCTCTCGAAGGCCGGTCGGCGGCCAAGCCCGTGGTGGAACTGTCCGAAGAGGACCGCAAGGAACTCACCGACAACCGGCGCGGCACCCTGAACCGGCTGCTGTTCCCAGGGCCGACGAAGGAGTTCGAAGCCCGTCGCGAGGCCTACGGTGACACGAGTGTGCTGTCGAGCAAGGACTTCTTCTACGGTTTGCGCCCGGGTGAGGAGTACGCGGTCGACCTGGAGCCCGGTGTCCGGCTGCTCATCGAACTGGAAGCGATCGGCGAGGCCGACGAGCGCGGCGTGCGCACTGTGATGTCGACGCTCAACGGCCAGCTCCGGCCGATCCAGATCCGCGACCGCTCGATCGCTTCGGACGTCCCCGTGACCGAAAAGGCCGAGAAGGGCAACCCGAAGCAGATCGCGGCGCCGTTCGCCGGTGTGGTGACGCTGCAGGTGGCGGAAGGCGACCAGGTCGAGGCCGGCGCGACCGTGGCGACGATCGAGGCCATGAAGATGGAAGCGTCGATCACCGCTTCGGCGGCGGGCAAGGTCGGGCGGTTGGCGATCACCTCCGTTCAGCAGGTCGAGGGCGGGGACCTCCTCATCGTGCTCGAGTAG
- a CDS encoding arginase family protein, with product MLINAVPQWQGAVGPQARGLMEGCLALSELAGHVLGRPVHHIHQEPATSEVSAGVANRAVLTGANRAAQLAALEAPGGPVLTIGGDCGVELVPVGVARYRHGAGLGVAWFDAHPDLNTAESSPSGAFHGMVLRSLLGEGDEEFAASPAIEPGRVALFGTRVFDVAEEQAVRRGLAVQTEDVAGALRRAGAESVYLHVDLDVLDPGEFGGVNFPEPGGLKIFELVEAIAGLSEVDVVGAGITECVGTQLEALEPVITAVGRVLMRG from the coding sequence ATGCTGATCAACGCGGTGCCGCAGTGGCAGGGCGCGGTCGGTCCCCAGGCCCGGGGGCTGATGGAGGGCTGCCTCGCGCTGTCCGAGCTGGCCGGGCACGTCCTGGGCCGGCCGGTGCACCACATCCACCAGGAACCGGCCACCAGTGAGGTGAGTGCGGGCGTCGCCAACCGCGCGGTGCTGACGGGTGCCAACCGAGCGGCGCAGCTCGCCGCGCTCGAAGCACCCGGCGGTCCGGTCCTGACGATCGGCGGCGACTGCGGCGTGGAGCTGGTGCCGGTCGGTGTGGCGCGGTACCGCCACGGCGCCGGGCTGGGTGTCGCGTGGTTCGACGCGCATCCGGATCTGAACACGGCCGAGTCGTCTCCCTCGGGCGCGTTCCACGGGATGGTGCTGCGGTCGTTGCTGGGCGAAGGGGACGAGGAGTTCGCGGCGAGCCCCGCGATCGAGCCGGGGCGGGTGGCGCTGTTCGGCACCCGGGTCTTCGATGTCGCGGAGGAGCAAGCCGTTCGGCGCGGGCTGGCGGTGCAGACAGAGGACGTCGCCGGTGCGCTGCGGCGGGCCGGTGCGGAGTCGGTGTACCTGCACGTCGATCTCGATGTGCTGGATCCGGGGGAGTTCGGCGGCGTGAACTTCCCCGAACCCGGTGGGCTGAAGATCTTCGAGCTCGTCGAGGCGATCGCCGGATTGTCCGAAGTAGACGTCGTCGGCGCGGGGATCACGGAGTGCGTGGGCACCCAGCTCGAGGCGCTGGAGCCCGTGATCACCGCGGTGGGGAGGGTGCTCATGCGAGGCTGA
- a CDS encoding CdaR family transcriptional regulator, with amino-acid sequence MTVERGLERAVPSAEMPRRLAEILRPELASLATEIVDEIRVTIPVYARLLDGQCGKPIRAGVEYAIKLFVEQIADPAVSKEQSHEVHHRLGQNEMREGRSLDTLQSAYRVGARVSWRRIMDVGRRSGLSSAVVSQLADAMLAFMDELASVALDGYLEAKARTAGALEMWRHRLLDLLLQHPAAPAKTICDLAQLTGWAVPEVASPIALQPMTITRLRRHVTLDSDLLFELEGAQPRIVVPGAVDSARLATLQAALPDHRLSVGPCVPLGCLADSLRWARAALRLADRGRIAHRRVHRAEDHLGDLLVNSDAALVDVLRARLFAPLAGMTDKQQERLLETLRAWLDSQGNVVEIAELLQIHPQTVRYRMRQLQATFGHRLRDPAARFEMALVLRATAPRRSTAGPWPGPFPPTEVLPSPRRSPQWTTQR; translated from the coding sequence ATGACGGTGGAGCGGGGACTCGAGCGCGCTGTGCCGTCGGCGGAGATGCCGCGGAGGCTGGCCGAAATCCTGCGCCCCGAGCTCGCCAGCCTGGCGACGGAAATCGTCGACGAGATCAGGGTGACGATTCCGGTGTATGCGCGGCTGCTGGACGGACAGTGCGGGAAACCGATCCGGGCGGGAGTGGAGTACGCCATCAAGCTGTTCGTCGAGCAGATCGCGGACCCGGCGGTGTCGAAAGAGCAGTCGCACGAGGTGCACCACCGGCTGGGGCAGAACGAGATGCGCGAGGGGCGCAGCTTGGACACGCTGCAGTCGGCGTACCGCGTCGGCGCGCGGGTGTCGTGGCGGCGGATCATGGACGTCGGGCGGCGGAGCGGGTTGTCGTCGGCGGTCGTGTCGCAGCTCGCCGACGCGATGCTGGCGTTCATGGACGAACTGGCGTCCGTCGCGCTCGATGGGTACCTCGAAGCCAAGGCCCGGACGGCAGGCGCGCTCGAGATGTGGCGGCACCGGCTGCTCGACCTGCTGCTGCAACATCCGGCCGCACCCGCGAAGACGATCTGCGATCTCGCGCAGCTCACCGGCTGGGCGGTACCCGAGGTGGCGTCGCCGATCGCTCTGCAGCCGATGACCATCACGCGCCTTCGCCGGCACGTCACGCTCGACTCCGACCTGCTCTTCGAACTGGAGGGCGCGCAGCCGCGCATCGTGGTGCCCGGAGCCGTCGACAGCGCGCGCCTCGCGACGCTGCAGGCTGCGTTGCCGGACCACCGGCTGTCGGTCGGGCCGTGTGTGCCGCTCGGCTGCCTCGCCGACTCGCTGCGGTGGGCTCGCGCCGCCCTGAGGCTCGCTGATCGCGGACGCATCGCGCACCGCCGCGTGCACCGCGCCGAGGACCACCTCGGCGACTTGCTGGTGAACTCCGACGCCGCGCTGGTCGACGTGCTGCGTGCCCGCCTCTTCGCGCCGCTGGCCGGGATGACGGACAAACAGCAGGAACGGCTCCTCGAGACGCTGCGCGCGTGGCTCGACAGCCAGGGCAACGTCGTCGAAATCGCCGAACTCCTGCAGATCCACCCGCAGACCGTCCGCTACCGCATGCGCCAGCTCCAGGCCACCTTCGGCCACCGGCTGCGCGATCCCGCCGCTCGCTTCGAAATGGCGCTGGTCCTGCGCGCGACCGCCCCGCGCCGCTCGACAGCCGGCCCCTGGCCCGGGCCATTCCCGCCGACTGAGGTGCTGCCGTCGCCACGCCGGAGTCCTCAGTGGACAACGCAGCGCTGA
- a CDS encoding DUF4288 domain-containing protein, which yields MSEKPYVAVILYEATSDSPAYDPLYREDFVLVHAASEGEAREAVRRRAEAESGSHRNECGELITWRCKHVVDVAQALDEDLARDADLYARHFRDYGSYRRFEPLLSG from the coding sequence ATGAGTGAGAAACCGTACGTCGCCGTAATCCTCTACGAGGCGACCAGTGATTCACCCGCGTACGACCCGCTGTATCGCGAAGACTTCGTCCTCGTGCACGCGGCGAGCGAAGGCGAAGCGCGCGAAGCCGTCCGCCGGCGGGCGGAAGCCGAGTCGGGCAGCCACCGCAACGAGTGCGGTGAGCTGATCACGTGGCGGTGCAAACACGTGGTCGACGTCGCGCAGGCCCTCGACGAGGACCTCGCGCGCGACGCCGACCTGTACGCCCGCCACTTCCGCGACTACGGCTCCTACCGGCGGTTCGAGCCGTTGCTGTCGGGGTGA
- a CDS encoding LLM class flavin-dependent oxidoreductase, with amino-acid sequence MSSLSDVPLSVLDLAPISEGQGVGDALRNTIDLARHAERLGYRRYWLAEHHNMPGIASSATVVLIGSVAGATESIRVGSGGIMLPNHAPLVVAEQFGTLEALHPGRIDLGIGRAPGTDQRTALALRGPGGLTAENFPEQLMELLEYFERDPARGVNAVTAEGNKPPLWLLGSSGFSAQLAGRLGVPFSFAHHFASENTLPAVQLYRENFRPSEVLQEPYVMLGVAVVAAETDERAQFLAGPSGLSFLSLRRGRPVALPTPEEAAEYPYTEADRAFLADRFGSSVIGSPETVRKGLEQLLADSGADELMITTQVHGHEDRVRSYELVASLKD; translated from the coding sequence GTGAGTTCCCTGTCTGACGTGCCGCTGTCCGTGCTCGACCTCGCGCCCATCTCGGAGGGCCAGGGGGTCGGCGACGCCCTGCGCAACACCATCGACCTGGCCCGCCACGCGGAGCGGCTGGGGTACCGCCGCTACTGGCTCGCCGAGCACCACAACATGCCGGGCATCGCCAGCTCGGCGACGGTCGTGCTGATCGGTTCGGTGGCCGGCGCCACGGAGTCCATTCGCGTCGGCTCCGGCGGGATCATGCTGCCCAACCACGCGCCGCTCGTGGTGGCCGAGCAGTTCGGCACCCTGGAGGCGCTGCACCCCGGCCGCATCGACCTCGGCATCGGGCGCGCGCCCGGCACCGACCAGCGCACGGCGCTCGCGCTGCGCGGACCCGGCGGACTCACCGCCGAGAACTTCCCGGAGCAGCTGATGGAGCTGCTCGAGTACTTCGAGCGCGATCCCGCGCGCGGCGTCAACGCCGTGACCGCCGAGGGCAACAAACCGCCGCTGTGGCTGCTGGGGTCCTCCGGTTTCAGCGCGCAGCTCGCCGGACGGCTCGGGGTGCCGTTCTCGTTCGCGCACCACTTCGCGTCGGAGAACACGTTGCCGGCCGTGCAGCTGTACCGCGAGAACTTCCGCCCGTCGGAGGTCCTGCAGGAGCCGTACGTGATGCTCGGCGTCGCCGTCGTGGCGGCCGAGACCGACGAGCGCGCGCAGTTCCTCGCCGGGCCGAGCGGGCTGTCGTTCCTCAGCCTCCGCCGCGGCCGCCCGGTCGCCTTGCCGACGCCAGAGGAAGCCGCCGAGTACCCGTACACGGAGGCGGACCGCGCATTCCTCGCCGACCGCTTCGGTTCGAGCGTGATCGGCTCGCCGGAGACCGTCCGCAAGGGACTCGAGCAGCTGCTCGCCGACAGCGGCGCGGACGAGCTGATGATCACCACCCAGGTCCACGGGCACGAGGACCGCGTGCGCTCCTACGAACTCGTGGCGAGCCTCAAGGATTGA
- a CDS encoding GntR family transcriptional regulator produces the protein MPLRVVVDTDNGVAPWRQVHDQIVHAISTGAVPVDARLPPIRQLARDLGLAAGTVARVYRELEAAGWVTTARARGTVVTGAAEPPDRAALLRTAADDYARRVRELNVDVAEAVEAVRAALAESRP, from the coding sequence ATGCCACTGCGAGTGGTCGTCGACACCGACAACGGAGTCGCCCCGTGGCGCCAGGTCCACGACCAGATCGTCCACGCGATCAGCACCGGTGCCGTGCCCGTCGACGCTCGGCTCCCGCCCATCCGCCAGCTCGCCCGCGACCTCGGGCTGGCCGCGGGCACAGTCGCCCGCGTCTACCGCGAACTCGAAGCCGCCGGCTGGGTCACCACCGCTCGCGCCCGCGGAACCGTCGTCACCGGCGCCGCCGAGCCGCCCGACCGCGCGGCCCTGCTCCGCACCGCGGCCGACGACTACGCCCGGCGCGTCCGGGAGCTGAACGTCGACGTGGCTGAAGCCGTCGAGGCCGTGCGTGCGGCACTCGCCGAGAGCCGGCCCTGA
- a CDS encoding S8 family peptidase, with amino-acid sequence MRIRGLLPVTVTILLVATANSPALAAGGGTQDNPPSWALDRIDQRSGLDQKYRYESDASDVTVYVIDSGVDAKHPDFQGRVQPGKDFLTGGADTSDTNGHGTRVAGIVAGRSYGVAKGAQIFPVRVLDKDGGGSTDNILAGLDWVAQNARQPAVAYLGIGGVANQQLDDAVAALAAVMPVVVPAGEGGEDDSQVSPARVPAALTVAASDVQDQIATFSDFGTPVDLYAPGVDIPAPLAGSSNAGTLSGTSMAAAVAAGAAAVYRSRHPDAAPADVDKALVQAATPNALKNVPSGTANRLLCTLPAQAF; translated from the coding sequence ATGCGGATCCGTGGGCTTCTTCCGGTGACAGTGACCATCCTCCTGGTGGCGACGGCGAATTCGCCCGCACTCGCGGCCGGCGGCGGCACGCAGGACAATCCGCCGAGCTGGGCGCTCGACCGGATCGACCAGCGGAGCGGCCTCGACCAGAAGTACCGCTACGAAAGCGATGCCTCGGACGTCACCGTGTACGTGATCGACAGCGGCGTCGACGCGAAGCACCCCGACTTCCAGGGTCGCGTGCAGCCGGGCAAGGACTTCCTCACCGGCGGCGCCGACACGTCCGACACCAACGGGCACGGCACGCGCGTCGCCGGCATCGTCGCCGGTCGCAGCTACGGCGTTGCCAAGGGCGCGCAGATCTTCCCGGTCCGCGTGCTCGACAAGGACGGCGGCGGCAGCACCGACAACATCCTCGCGGGCCTCGACTGGGTCGCACAGAACGCGCGCCAGCCGGCCGTCGCGTACCTCGGCATCGGGGGCGTCGCCAACCAGCAGCTCGACGACGCGGTGGCCGCGCTCGCCGCGGTGATGCCCGTCGTCGTCCCAGCGGGCGAAGGCGGCGAAGACGACAGCCAGGTTTCGCCCGCGCGGGTCCCCGCCGCGCTGACCGTGGCGGCGAGCGACGTGCAAGACCAGATCGCGACTTTCTCGGATTTCGGGACGCCGGTCGACCTCTACGCGCCGGGCGTCGACATCCCGGCGCCGCTCGCGGGCTCGTCGAACGCCGGCACGCTATCGGGCACCTCGATGGCCGCGGCCGTGGCGGCGGGCGCCGCCGCCGTCTACCGCTCGCGGCACCCGGATGCCGCGCCCGCGGACGTCGACAAGGCGTTGGTGCAGGCAGCGACACCAAACGCGCTGAAAAACGTGCCTTCGGGCACAGCCAACCGATTGCTTTGCACCCTGCCCGCTCAGGCCTTCTGA
- a CDS encoding ATP-binding domain-containing protein: MSEPRVRRAEIAVEQAHVDRVYTRLAELRQQAEAMRTKGYEIGQGAQREAIFEQASMLFERDMMVYHANQTLQTLDAEYEGLVFGRLDHLDREHIYVGRLGIRDNEFDNLVTDWRAPAAAAFYQATAEEPMDVVRRRVIRCSGQTVLDVDDDVLIPDAVPEDMQVVGEGALMAALGRSRGEKMRDIVATIQKEQDEVIRAPWRGVTEITGGPGTGKTAVALHRAAYLLYRHRRQLGGAGVLVIGPSGVFTSYISRVLPSMGETNVELRALGEVLDGLAATRQDNSELAAIKGSLRMRKVLLRALRDTPPEAPQELRMVYRGEVLKLSARELEKVRRKAHTQGAPPNRARVRTAELLLAALADKAEEYAKADGKEIDRAELINDLGERIDFHRFLVVWWPILYPAQILKWLGDEKRLAAASKGVLNRHEITVLAADFADRSRGWTVADVALLDELRVLVGPEPKRRRRQQVIEAAPERGSTGAAPHRPEHYDEYSHVVVDESQDLSPMQWRMVGRRGKYASWTVVGDPVQSSWPDPEEAAAARDQAFGVKTAKRRYTLRTNYRNSAEIFDLAAKVVAGHAEPGELPKAVRTTGIEPEVRPVEAAALEGATQAAVKELLGAVEGTVGVITAMDRVPEIAGWFADQTDERLKIVGSLDSKGLEYDAVVLVEPMDLVTESSTGRRVLYVALTRATQQLIVLASDPDWLPQS, translated from the coding sequence GTGTCGGAACCCCGGGTGCGACGAGCGGAGATCGCCGTCGAACAGGCCCACGTGGATCGGGTCTACACCCGGCTCGCCGAGCTGCGCCAACAGGCCGAGGCGATGCGCACGAAGGGCTACGAGATCGGTCAGGGCGCGCAGCGCGAGGCCATCTTCGAGCAGGCGTCGATGCTGTTCGAGCGCGACATGATGGTCTACCACGCGAACCAGACCCTGCAGACGCTCGACGCCGAGTACGAGGGCCTGGTCTTCGGCCGGCTCGACCACCTCGACCGCGAGCACATCTACGTCGGGCGCCTCGGCATCCGCGACAACGAGTTCGACAACCTCGTCACCGACTGGCGCGCCCCGGCGGCCGCGGCGTTCTACCAGGCCACGGCGGAAGAGCCGATGGACGTGGTGCGCCGTCGCGTGATCCGCTGCTCCGGCCAGACCGTGCTCGACGTCGACGACGACGTGCTGATCCCCGACGCCGTGCCGGAGGACATGCAGGTCGTCGGCGAGGGTGCGCTCATGGCCGCGCTGGGCCGCTCGCGCGGCGAGAAGATGCGCGACATCGTCGCCACGATCCAGAAAGAGCAGGACGAGGTCATCCGCGCGCCGTGGCGCGGGGTCACCGAGATCACCGGCGGGCCGGGCACCGGGAAGACGGCCGTCGCCCTGCACCGCGCGGCGTACCTGCTCTACCGCCACCGCCGTCAGCTCGGCGGTGCGGGCGTGCTCGTGATCGGCCCGTCGGGTGTGTTCACCTCGTACATCTCGCGCGTGCTGCCGTCGATGGGCGAGACGAACGTGGAGCTGCGCGCGCTGGGCGAGGTGCTCGACGGGCTCGCGGCGACCCGCCAGGACAACTCCGAGCTGGCCGCGATCAAGGGTTCGCTGCGGATGCGCAAGGTGCTGCTGCGCGCGCTGCGTGACACGCCGCCCGAGGCGCCGCAGGAGTTGCGGATGGTCTACCGCGGCGAAGTGCTGAAGCTCTCGGCGCGTGAACTGGAGAAGGTGCGCCGCAAGGCCCACACGCAGGGTGCGCCGCCGAACCGGGCGCGCGTACGCACCGCCGAGCTGCTGCTGGCGGCGCTGGCCGACAAGGCCGAGGAGTACGCGAAGGCGGACGGCAAGGAGATCGATCGCGCGGAGCTGATCAACGACCTCGGCGAGCGCATCGACTTCCACCGCTTCCTGGTGGTGTGGTGGCCGATCCTTTACCCCGCGCAGATCCTCAAGTGGCTCGGCGACGAGAAGCGCCTCGCCGCCGCGTCGAAGGGCGTGCTCAACCGCCACGAGATCACCGTGCTCGCCGCCGACTTCGCCGACCGCTCGCGCGGCTGGACCGTCGCCGACGTCGCCCTGCTGGACGAGCTGCGCGTGCTCGTGGGCCCGGAGCCCAAGCGGCGCCGGCGCCAGCAGGTGATCGAGGCCGCCCCGGAGCGCGGCAGCACGGGCGCCGCCCCGCACCGGCCCGAGCACTACGACGAGTACTCCCACGTGGTCGTCGACGAATCGCAGGACCTCTCCCCCATGCAGTGGCGCATGGTCGGCCGCCGCGGCAAGTACGCGAGCTGGACCGTCGTCGGCGACCCGGTGCAGAGCTCGTGGCCGGACCCCGAGGAGGCCGCCGCCGCGCGCGACCAGGCCTTCGGCGTGAAGACGGCCAAACGCCGCTACACGCTGCGTACCAACTACCGCAACTCGGCGGAGATCTTCGACCTCGCCGCGAAGGTCGTGGCCGGTCACGCCGAGCCCGGCGAGCTGCCAAAGGCGGTCCGGACCACCGGCATCGAGCCCGAGGTGCGGCCCGTCGAAGCGGCTGCGCTGGAAGGTGCGACGCAGGCCGCGGTGAAGGAGCTGCTCGGCGCCGTGGAGGGCACCGTGGGCGTGATCACGGCCATGGACCGCGTCCCGGAGATCGCGGGCTGGTTCGCCGACCAGACCGACGAACGCCTCAAGATCGTCGGCAGCCTCGACTCCAAGGGCCTCGAGTACGACGCCGTCGTGCTGGTCGAGCCCATGGACCTCGTCACGGAGTCCTCCACCGGCAGGCGGGTCCTGTACGTCGCCCTGACCCGGGCGACGCAGCAGCTGATCGTGCTCGCATCCGACCCGGACTGGCTGCCGCAGAGCTGA